AAGTCAGAAATCAAATTAGAAGGTAAATCCTCTTTATAGAGATAGCGCACGCCCAGATGCTCGCTTATCTTACTCAAAAGAGTTTCTTCTCGAAACGGCTTACTAATAAAATCATCACAGCCAGCAGCCAAAGCCTTTTGTCGATCTTCATTGAAAACTTTAGCAGTTAAAGCAATAATAATTGGCTGTTGTTTTGAGGTGGCAGACTTGATTTGTTGGAGAACTTGGTATCCATTCAGAACAGGCATTTGCAGATCCAAAAGTAGCAAATGAGGTTGCCAACTACGCCAAAAATCGAGTGTCTGTTGACCATTTTCCGCTACTTTAACATTAAAGCCGAGAGGTTCGAGAATTTCCAAAAGTAACTGACCGTGAACTGGCAAATCATCAGCAACTAAAATACGATAATCAGGTTGATTTGGTTGCAAGGCTATCGCTTGTTTTTTTGAGGAATTTTTGATTTCTACATCGGCTGCTCTAGCTAACTTAAGTGGAATAGCGACAGTAAAAACCGAACCACTTCCCAACTCAGAATTAACAGTAATTTCTCCTTGCATAAATTTGACAAACTCACGGGATATTGATAATCCTAAACCAGTTCCTTCTGAAGGTTGACGGTTAGTTCGAGTTTGGACAAAAGGTTCAAATAAACTTTCTTTTTGTTCGAGACTAATTCCCGCACCAGTGTCTTCCACATCAAAGACGAGAAAATGCTTTTTAAGTCGCGAAAAGTTATTTGTTGTTTGTAGCGATCGATCTTCTACCTTTACTCGTAACGTTACTGTACCAGAATCAGTAAATTTAATCGCATTATCGAGCAAATTAACGAGAACTTGGCGGAGTTTACTTTCGTCAGTTTGCACGTAACCAGGTAAATTAGCATCCAGTTCGCTCTTTAATTCTAAACCCTTAGCACTTGCTGTAACTCGCATCATCGTAGCGATATCGCTCACAAAATCTGCCAAATTGAAACTGTTTTCTTGGACAATAATTTGATTGTTTTTAATCTTTGCACTAGAAAGAATGTCGTTAATTAATTTTAGTAAATGTTCGCCACTAGCGTTAATAATTCCCAAATATTCTTGCTGCTTTTCAGTTAAAGTTACATCTTGCACTAAAATTTGACTAAAGCCGAGAATAGCATTTAAGGGAGTACGCAATTCGTGACTTATATTTGATAAAAATTGACTTTTAGCAGCAGAAGCAGCTTCCGCAGCTATTAACGCTTGTTGCAATGCCAACTTGGTTTGTTGTAACTCAGAAATTTTTCTTGATAGTAAATAATTAATATTTTGCAGTTCTGAGGTTCTTTGGTGAACTTTTTCTTCTAAATTAATTTGTGCTTCCCGCAAGGATGCTTCTACACTAAGACGGCGTTGAATTTCTGTTTGTAACTGCTGATTGTGTTGACTATGTGCTGTTTGTAAGTGCTTAATTTTTAGGTGGGTTTTTACCCTTGCTAAAATTTCTTCCACTTGGAGAGGCTTAGTTATATAGTCAACTCCTCCTACCTCAAAACCTTTAACTTTGTTTGACAAATCTCCTAAGGCGGTAATAAAAATAACTGGAATTTCTTGACAAGCCGGATTTTGCTTCAAGCGAGAACAAGTTTCAAAACCGTTTATTCCCGGCATCATGACATCTAATAAAATCAAATCTGGTAACTCGCGTTCTAATATTTCCAGTGCGCTTTCGCCGTCTTGCGCTACTCGTACTTGATATCCTTGTAGCTGAAGAAACTCATCGAGTATGGCAATGTTACTAGAATTGTCATCAACGATTAAAATAATCTCTTGTTGCCCCGATTTTTTTTGTATCATAGCTGGACCAAAATTTAAATAGTTGCCTGCACTCTGGTTAAAATTGTAGCTGGCTCTAGACTAAAATGGTGTTACTATTACACTATTTGAGTTGCTTTTCCAGCGTCTTAACAACTTTTTTGGGTTTTCTTGGCTGCGCTAACTACCTAGTTGAATAATCGAGCGGCTTCTTTTTAGTTTTTGTTTTCTAGAAACTACCTGTGCAAAAGTTTGGCAGTTTTGTCAAGTTTATTTTTAGCAATGCCGATGCTTGTGAATTGAATAGTAAATCTGAGGTAAAAATATTCGCGATCGCTAGCTATTTGTTGAATTGCCAAATTTAGTTGCCTTTCCTACTAAGTTGAGTATAACTTGGGACAAAAGTCTTTCATCGCGATCAAAACAAATTTTTGTTTCTAGGGCGGGATTCTGCCGATAAATCCCATTCAAACCTTTATTTTCTGCCCAAAGGAGAGAAATTTTGATAATACCATTGACAAAGCTGGTAGAAGTTCTCTTTGATTAGCTTTGATTTTAGCAAAACTTAAAACATGATTAATAATCAAACTAAGTTGATGTTTGCTACCTTAGTTAATGACCGTTGCTAAATTGGCGTATAACCTAAGTTCCCCTTCTCTCGGGGTTAATGAAGCTGAATTTGCTCAAAGATCTCAACAAAGGTCAAGATCGAGATGAATTGCACGCCAAGCATTGAGCTGAGGCTTTTTGATCTCAGGTAAGGTAGATTCCCCTGTCTGAATCCACAATCTCTAGAGAAACTGGGTAGCGATTTCAGTTAGAGAAGTTGAAAACAAGCAAGCCAAGGTTAAAATCTCAGTAGTAGACGAGTTTGGGAACATCACAGAACGGATTGTCCCTCAATCTTTCCCTACTAAAAATTCAATTGGCTAACTCGTGGCGATCGCTAAACTCATTGGCGATCGCTAGAGGTTATCGATCGATTAAAGCATTTTTGCCTATGTCTCTAGACAAACTTCAGCCTTCCAGTAAATCAGAAGAAATCGTCTATGCGCCCTATTTTCAAGGCAGCAAGCGTAATTTACTTCCCTATGCGATTACCCTATATCAACAAGGTTCTTTAGAAGGTCAGCGAGAAATAGAAGGTGGTGAGAGCATTCCTTTTGTTGCCAGTTGGTATGTTTCTAAACTACCTGCGGATTTGACTCGCTGTCGCTTGCAATTTGATGGTAATGCCGAGTTGAGCTATGAGGTAACTATGCAAAATTCTGAGTTTGTGAATTACTTAATTGAAGTGTTAATGACCTACAAGCGCTCGCGCAATACCACGACAGATTTTCCCCAAACTTTTTACCGAAAGTTACTGCGCCGAGATGAATGATCCAACTTAACATGAGGTTAGCTATGGTCTTTCCCAAAAAGTTATTTTTCCGAACAACCACAAAAGTCAAGGAGTGAGGGTGTGGCAAAATCTGCCAAAAATTTATTAATCGGATCGACAGAAGCCTATAGCGGCAAATCAACGACGATTCTGGGTGTTATTCATCAGTTACACGCTAAGGGCATTGTCGTCGCTTACGGAAAACCCCTAGGAACTCTTCCTGCTAGTCAAACTAACAAAACAGGGGAAGAGGATGTTAAATTTGTCAGAGAAATTCTGAAATTACCAGAAGATCGGGTACTAGAGCCTTTGTTGTCTCTCGATGAAAAGGCGATCGCGCTTCGTTTATCTGGAGAAGATACCACCAACTACAATGTTCAGTTGGAATCTTACCTTAACGAAGTTAGTGGCGATTTACTGTTACTCGAAGGTTCGGGAACGCTGTTTGAAGGTACTCTTTTCGGACTATCTGCTCTCGAAGTCGCTGAACGAGTAGATGCCTCAGTTCTAGTTGTAACTCGCTATCATTCGTTTTTAGCCGTGGATAGCCTCTTAGCAGCTCAACAGTTGTTAGGCTCTCGCTTAATTGGTGTCTTAATTAACGGTATCCCCGAAGAATTGTTAGAAACTGTTAATCGGGAAATGCGACCTTTCCTCGAAACACAGGGGATTCCTGTCTTAGGAATGTTACCAAAAAATAATCTGTTGCGTAGCGTTAGCGTTCGTGAGTTAGTTCAACAACTTAAGGCAAAAGTTCTCTGTCGCAGCGATCGCTTGGATTTAATGGTCGAAACCTTGACAATTGGGGCAATGAATGTTAATTCTGCTATCGAATATTTTCGGAAAGGCAGAAACATGGCAGTAGTCACAGGAGGCGATCGCACCGACTTACAACTAGCTGCTCTGGAAACCTCAACTCAGTGTTTAATTCTCACTGGTCACGTTTCCCCCCAACCCCTAGTCCTTCAACGAGCAGAAGATTTAGAAATCCCAATTTTGTCAGTAGATCTTGACACTCTGACTACAGTGGAAATAGCCGATCGCGCCTTCGGTCAAGTACGCCTCGCCGAACCGATTAAAGTCAAATGTATCCAGCAATTAATGAGCCAATACTTTGATATCGATCGCTTGGTTAACTCACTCAAACTTTAACCTCTTTGTCACTCGGAGTAGGTAATCATTCCTGCTCCTACTCCGAAGGAGATTCAGGTGAATTTTCCCTTTGAGGGTTGGTAATAAATGTAACTTGTTCTTTATGTTTGTTTTGGCGAGAGCCTGGCGATCGAGGTTGAGTGCGACTCGCATTAGGGTCGGCAACTCCAATCCGAATGCGTATTTTCGGACCAGACTCACCTAAACGAATCACCATCCCATCTACTACCGCAGCTTGGGCGATCGGTTCTCCCTCTACATAAGTTCCATTTGTCCCATAATTAACTATTTCCCAGCCTTCAGGCTTATTAATCAGCTCCAGATGGTGACGAGACACCACAGCACTATACATAACTACATGATTATCGGTTGACCGACCAATCTTAATGACCGATTCAGATTCAAAAGTCCAACTTTGAATCGGAACAGATTTAGTGGGATGCAGCAGAGTTAAACTAATCACAGATATTACGTTGGAGATTCCACCGAAGGTCAAGGAGGCTACATCTTTAATTTAAGCGGATTGCTCCTCATCTGCCAACTACCCTACCAATTACCATGAGCTAATTTAACGCGATCGCTTCGATTAAGATTTCGCTTCAAAGACGCGATCGCGCAGTCTAAATAAGTAAAACGCTACTCAAAAAAACTTTACAACTCCCCGGTTAATTTCGGTCAACTTCACGAAAGCTTTAAAAACCTAGTAAATATCAGCAATCTTTTTAAAGATTTGGTGAATTATACTGCTTTACTCTATTCGGAGCTAGTGAAATTATCTATCATCACAAATAAGCCTAAGTAAATTCTAGGTAAAAAAGCACTGACCTCTTTCTAACCAGGGAGTTAGTTACTGTGAAAACTACTACTATTTTATTCTCGCTTCCAAATTGGGAATCTTTAGGAGCCAACGCATATAGGTTCTCTCTGCACCCTCAAGATACGGTAATTAGAATTAATTGACTAAAATAAACTTAGCAATTTTCTCTATAAAAACCAAAAGTTCCTGTTTGAATTCTTGAAAATAAATTTATAATTTGGAGAACCTCATATGGCTAACGGCAAAGCGCTTTTTCAAATCGATCCTCCCGGATCTAACATTCATAACAGCACTTATAATAATGGTTCGTTCAGCTTCAAAAACGAATCGCAAAATGGTCTTAAAATAGCAAATATTTCTCTGGATTTAAGTACAGCAATATTCCCCGATCTAGTTTTCGATCCCTATGGTCAAGCAGGCGATCCTGTTGGTAAAGACTTTCAAGTCAACAACGAAGGAGGAACCGGGTACAACGGCTTCAGTTACGACAGCCTTCATGACGATGGCTACGACGTTGTCAACATTAATTTTACGGACTTCGATCCAGGAGAAAACTTTTCCTTCTCGATCGATAATGACCCCACCAGCGTGCGCGGGATGCCCGCACCCGGTCCGGGTGAATCTGCTAGTATTTCCGGTTTAGAACTAACAGGTGCAACCATCACCATCACTTTCGAGGACGGCAGCATTACTACAGCGAGAACCTTCCGCAAACCAGACAGTCTTGATGGTTCCCAAGCCTACGTTCAAGCGCAACTACCCGTTGCCCCAACTTTAGAAATAGTCGGAGTCACTGGTTCTAATAGCATTGTCAACAATGCCAACCAGATAGCGCGGATTAGTGGTCCAAGCGGTGAAAAGGTGCGCTTGCTACTCGTCGAAGGAGCTTTATTTACAGATAACGGCTACGTTTTCGATCCCGATCCCTTTGAAGCTAATACAGCGATCGGGGTCAACGAGTTTTCCGGCACAATCGGTGCAGATGGCACCCTAGATATTCCCGTCACGCTAACAAGATCGGATGATGAAGGCGGGCTAAACCACCTTGTCGCCGTTATCGAAGATAGTAACGGAGTCACTGGGGAACTTTCGACAATTTCCGTTCTCGAATATCTGCCTGACTCGAACCCGGCAAACCCATCTCTAATTATTGAGGCGAATGGGGTTGCAGTCACCGAAGGTGGCGCTGGTGATAGCTACACCGTTGTCCTTGGCAGCGCGCCCACATCGGAAGTGATTGTTAATCTGAGTAATAACGGGCAAGTTAGCACCAATCTCACCCAACTTAGCTTTGATGCCAGTAACTGGAATCAACCCCAAACCGTCACGGTGACAGCAGTTGACGATAACGTGGATGAGGCTGATGTTCATACTGGTCAAATCGTCCACACGATCGACACCACTGACCCAGACTATAGCTCACTCAGTCCTGAATCGTTAAACATTGCCGTAAGTGATAATGACACTCCTCCACCCCCATCAAGCAATGCAATTCGCATCAATGTCGGTGGTGGTGAGTATACCGATAGCAATGGTAATCTTTGGGCAGCAGATTCATTCTACGCTAATGGCAAGACCTACAGCATCGGTCGCAATATTAGCGGTACTAACGACGATGCCTTGTATCAAAGCGAGCGTTACGCTAAAAACCTAGCTTATGACATCCCAGTCGATAACGGCGATTACCAAGTCAAGCTGCACTTTGCCGAAATTTACTGGAACGCTTCAAACAAAAGGGTTTTTGACACTTATATAGAAGACCAGTTAATTCTCAATGATTTAGACTTGTACGACATTGCTGGAAAAGATACTGCTTATGTCTATCAGTCAGATGTGACAGTTAACGACGGTCAGTTAGATCTGGACTTCTCCACGTTAAAAGATCATGCCAAACTCTCAGCGATCGAGTTAATTCCGCTCGTCAAGGTTACACCAAACGTTATTATTCAGCCAGATAACTTAACTGTTAGCGAAGGTGGCGGCGGGCAAAACTATAGTCTGGTTCTCACCACAGCCCCGACATCGGAAGTAACTATTAATCTGAGTAACAACGGGCAAGTTAGCAGCAACCTCAGCCAACTTAGCTTTGATGCGAGTAACTGGAATCAGCCCCAAACCATCACGGTGACAGCAGTTGACGATAACGTGGATGAGGCTGATGTTCACACTGGCCAAATCGCCCACACAATCGACACCACTGACCCAGACTATAGCTCGCTCAGTTTACCATCGCTCACCGTTGCAGTTAATGATAATGATAGCAATGTACCACCACCGAGCAATGCGATTCGCATCAATGTCGGTGGTGGTGAGTATACCGATAGCAATGGTAATCTTTGGGCAGCAGATTCATTCTACGCTAATGGCAAGACCTACAGCATCGGTCGCAATATTAGCGGTACTAACGACGATGTACTGTACCAAAGCGAGCGTTACGCTAAAAACCTAGCTTACGACATCCCCGTCGATAACGGCGATTACCAAATCAAGCTGCACTTTGCCGAAATTTACTGGAACGCTTCAAACAAAAGGGTTTTTGACACTTATATAGAAGACCAGTTAATTCTCAATGATTTAGACTTGTACGACATTGCTGGAGCAGATACGGCTTATATCTATCAGTCAGATGTGACAGTTAACGACGGTCAGTTAGATCTGGACTTCTCCACATTGACAGATAACGCCAAACTCTCAGCGATCGAGTTAATTAGTCTAAGCGAGCCTAACCCAGGATTGGAGATTCAAGAGACGAATGGTAGCACTGATGTAACCGAAGGTGGTAATAGTGACAGCTATAGCGTCGCCCTCAAAACAGCTCCCAGCGATACAGTGACAGTGACTTTAAGCAACAATGGGCAAGTCAGCACTAACCCAACTCAGCTTATTTTCACGCCAGAAAATTGGGATCTACCCCAGCTTGTCACCGTCAGCGCCGTAGACGACACAGAGGACGAAGCAGCAACTCACAGCGATCTAATTACTCACGCGATCGCCAGTGCTGACAATAATTACGGTTCGCTCAGTCCCATATCGATCGATGTGAGTGTTAGTGATAACGATACCGATATAGAACCTCCTAACCCAAGCGTCATTCGGATTAACGCTGGCGGTTCAGAGTATACCGATCCCCTTGGTAATGTCTGGGAAGCAGATCAACACTTTATCGGTGGCGGTACTTACAGCACTACTGATGACATCGTCCATCCCGACGGTATCGAAGACGATCCAATCTACCAAACCGAGCGCTTTGGTACTAACTTCTCCTATGCCATTCCCGTGGATAATGGGGCATACCAGGTCAAATTACATTTTGCAGAAATTTACTGGGAAGATTTCAACCAGCGCGTTTTTGATGTCTCAGCAGAAGGCATACTGGAGATTGACGACCTTGATATTTACTCGGTAACAGATAATGCCTTCTTTGAAGGTCACGATACAGAGTACACCAGCTCAATTCCTCAAGTAGTGGTTCAGGATGGAGTTCTCAATCTAAACTTTGTAGCGAGCAAAGACAACGCTAAAATTTCGGCGATCGAACTTATCCCCATCTCAGGTCCACACGTCATTCTGGAAAATATTGACCCCGATAACACTATTTATGAAGGAGGAATTGAAGGGTCAGATAGCTACCAGTATTCAATTGAGCTTAACTCCCAGCCATCATCAGATGTGACGATTCATCTGGATGGGAACAATAGCCAAATTTCCCTCAGCCACAACAGTGTCACCTTCACTCCGAGCAACTGGAATCAACCGCAAACAATTACGCTAACGGCTGTGGATGATGAAATTGAAGAGCCGAATCAGACCGTGTATATCAGCCATACTGCAATCAGCCAAGATGATGATTACAACGGCATCAGCATTGAAGATCGACCCGTGCAGGTGAAGGATGATGACGGAGTTGAACCTGAATTTGAAATAATTAAGACCATTTCCTCTAATAATCCCAGCACCGCAGCTTGGGGTCCCGATGGTCGTCTCTACGTGGGTTCAGCCTACGGCGGCAAAATCACAATTTACGAGTTTGATGACGATTACAACGTTATCGACACGCAGCAGGTTAACACTCTCCAAGGTTTATCCAACTCTAGTATCTTGGGAATTGCTTTCAATCCCTACGATACTTCTGATTCACCTACCATTTACGTCACCCATAGCCAACTTTATGCCAATGGTGGTGGTGCTTTCCCCGAAACTGAACTTTCTCCCTATAGCGGTCAAGTTTCGCTCCTCGAAGGTCCTAATTTTTCAAGCTTAACACCGTTAATCACTGGGCTACCTGTCTCGAATCACGATCACGGGATTAATGGTATTGACTTCGATAACAACGGCGATCTCTACATTGCTGTCGGTGGTAATACTAACGCTGGGATTGAGGCTAGTGCGATCGGTGGCATTCCTGAATCACCTTTCTCGGCTGCTATTCTCAAAGCAGAAATCAGCAAGCCTGATTTTAACGGTGCGATCGAATATACTCTACCTGATGACTTTGTTCCCCCAGACGGACTCACATTTGACCCGGCAGATAGCCAAACTTGGGGCGATGAGGCAACTGTTGTACCTGGGGTGGATATCTCGGTTTACGCTAGTGGTCTACGCAACCCCTATGACTTAGTTTGGGGAACTAATAACAAGCTGTATGCTACAGATAATGGTGCTAATGGTGGTTTTGGTCAGAAGTCTACATCTGCAACGACCCAAGAACCTTTTAGTGGCGGGTCCGAACCCGACCAATTGCACGCGATCGAAGAAGGTAAATATTACGGTCATCCCAACCGTAGTCGTGGTCAGACAGATCCGGTGC
Above is a genomic segment from Oscillatoria salina IIICB1 containing:
- a CDS encoding malectin domain-containing carbohydrate-binding protein, with protein sequence MANGKALFQIDPPGSNIHNSTYNNGSFSFKNESQNGLKIANISLDLSTAIFPDLVFDPYGQAGDPVGKDFQVNNEGGTGYNGFSYDSLHDDGYDVVNINFTDFDPGENFSFSIDNDPTSVRGMPAPGPGESASISGLELTGATITITFEDGSITTARTFRKPDSLDGSQAYVQAQLPVAPTLEIVGVTGSNSIVNNANQIARISGPSGEKVRLLLVEGALFTDNGYVFDPDPFEANTAIGVNEFSGTIGADGTLDIPVTLTRSDDEGGLNHLVAVIEDSNGVTGELSTISVLEYLPDSNPANPSLIIEANGVAVTEGGAGDSYTVVLGSAPTSEVIVNLSNNGQVSTNLTQLSFDASNWNQPQTVTVTAVDDNVDEADVHTGQIVHTIDTTDPDYSSLSPESLNIAVSDNDTPPPPSSNAIRINVGGGEYTDSNGNLWAADSFYANGKTYSIGRNISGTNDDALYQSERYAKNLAYDIPVDNGDYQVKLHFAEIYWNASNKRVFDTYIEDQLILNDLDLYDIAGKDTAYVYQSDVTVNDGQLDLDFSTLKDHAKLSAIELIPLVKVTPNVIIQPDNLTVSEGGGGQNYSLVLTTAPTSEVTINLSNNGQVSSNLSQLSFDASNWNQPQTITVTAVDDNVDEADVHTGQIAHTIDTTDPDYSSLSLPSLTVAVNDNDSNVPPPSNAIRINVGGGEYTDSNGNLWAADSFYANGKTYSIGRNISGTNDDVLYQSERYAKNLAYDIPVDNGDYQIKLHFAEIYWNASNKRVFDTYIEDQLILNDLDLYDIAGADTAYIYQSDVTVNDGQLDLDFSTLTDNAKLSAIELISLSEPNPGLEIQETNGSTDVTEGGNSDSYSVALKTAPSDTVTVTLSNNGQVSTNPTQLIFTPENWDLPQLVTVSAVDDTEDEAATHSDLITHAIASADNNYGSLSPISIDVSVSDNDTDIEPPNPSVIRINAGGSEYTDPLGNVWEADQHFIGGGTYSTTDDIVHPDGIEDDPIYQTERFGTNFSYAIPVDNGAYQVKLHFAEIYWEDFNQRVFDVSAEGILEIDDLDIYSVTDNAFFEGHDTEYTSSIPQVVVQDGVLNLNFVASKDNAKISAIELIPISGPHVILENIDPDNTIYEGGIEGSDSYQYSIELNSQPSSDVTIHLDGNNSQISLSHNSVTFTPSNWNQPQTITLTAVDDEIEEPNQTVYISHTAISQDDDYNGISIEDRPVQVKDDDGVEPEFEIIKTISSNNPSTAAWGPDGRLYVGSAYGGKITIYEFDDDYNVIDTQQVNTLQGLSNSSILGIAFNPYDTSDSPTIYVTHSQLYANGGGAFPETELSPYSGQVSLLEGPNFSSLTPLITGLPVSNHDHGINGIDFDNNGDLYIAVGGNTNAGIEASAIGGIPESPFSAAILKAEISKPDFNGAIEYTLPDDFVPPDGLTFDPADSQTWGDEATVVPGVDISVYASGLRNPYDLVWGTNNKLYATDNGANGGFGQKSTSATTQEPFSGGSEPDQLHAIEEGKYYGHPNRSRGQTDPVQNVYYGATDPENPAFESPLALFSPSTNGIAEYRAEAFGGGMRGTLLAQKYNGQLYNIALNQDGSDVDPLTGDNGVTQVKDIYGNHAADGLDVIIGPGGAIVGVDYQEDNLTVATPVDPTAVNPSAYDIFPWRAPAVGGNEFVIGGLNFDPNDTSVTIGGELANITSVSDNRIRGILPSFDNPTSELLDVVVSSGSTTSVIEDAFLPLTGAAVFV
- a CDS encoding FHA domain-containing protein, translated to MISLTLLHPTKSVPIQSWTFESESVIKIGRSTDNHVVMYSAVVSRHHLELINKPEGWEIVNYGTNGTYVEGEPIAQAAVVDGMVIRLGESGPKIRIRIGVADPNASRTQPRSPGSRQNKHKEQVTFITNPQRENSPESPSE
- the ebsA gene encoding type IV pilus biogenesis protein EbsA: MGTSQNGLSLNLSLLKIQLANSWRSLNSLAIARGYRSIKAFLPMSLDKLQPSSKSEEIVYAPYFQGSKRNLLPYAITLYQQGSLEGQREIEGGESIPFVASWYVSKLPADLTRCRLQFDGNAELSYEVTMQNSEFVNYLIEVLMTYKRSRNTTTDFPQTFYRKLLRRDE
- a CDS encoding response regulator encodes the protein MIQKKSGQQEIILIVDDNSSNIAILDEFLQLQGYQVRVAQDGESALEILERELPDLILLDVMMPGINGFETCSRLKQNPACQEIPVIFITALGDLSNKVKGFEVGGVDYITKPLQVEEILARVKTHLKIKHLQTAHSQHNQQLQTEIQRRLSVEASLREAQINLEEKVHQRTSELQNINYLLSRKISELQQTKLALQQALIAAEAASAAKSQFLSNISHELRTPLNAILGFSQILVQDVTLTEKQQEYLGIINASGEHLLKLINDILSSAKIKNNQIIVQENSFNLADFVSDIATMMRVTASAKGLELKSELDANLPGYVQTDESKLRQVLVNLLDNAIKFTDSGTVTLRVKVEDRSLQTTNNFSRLKKHFLVFDVEDTGAGISLEQKESLFEPFVQTRTNRQPSEGTGLGLSISREFVKFMQGEITVNSELGSGSVFTVAIPLKLARAADVEIKNSSKKQAIALQPNQPDYRILVADDLPVHGQLLLEILEPLGFNVKVAENGQQTLDFWRSWQPHLLLLDLQMPVLNGYQVLQQIKSATSKQQPIIIALTAKVFNEDRQKALAAGCDDFISKPFREETLLSKISEHLGVRYLYKEDLPSNLISDLSLHLTKEDLQVMSPEWIAQIYHAALLADDEQVRELIAVIPEERSDISEALVNLVNNFRFDIVIDLIEES
- a CDS encoding phosphotransacetylase family protein; the protein is MAKSAKNLLIGSTEAYSGKSTTILGVIHQLHAKGIVVAYGKPLGTLPASQTNKTGEEDVKFVREILKLPEDRVLEPLLSLDEKAIALRLSGEDTTNYNVQLESYLNEVSGDLLLLEGSGTLFEGTLFGLSALEVAERVDASVLVVTRYHSFLAVDSLLAAQQLLGSRLIGVLINGIPEELLETVNREMRPFLETQGIPVLGMLPKNNLLRSVSVRELVQQLKAKVLCRSDRLDLMVETLTIGAMNVNSAIEYFRKGRNMAVVTGGDRTDLQLAALETSTQCLILTGHVSPQPLVLQRAEDLEIPILSVDLDTLTTVEIADRAFGQVRLAEPIKVKCIQQLMSQYFDIDRLVNSLKL